The Triticum aestivum cultivar Chinese Spring chromosome 3A, IWGSC CS RefSeq v2.1, whole genome shotgun sequence genome includes a region encoding these proteins:
- the LOC123063147 gene encoding transcription factor TCP20, translating into MDPKFPPPPPLNKAEPTSAATATTTSSTSTPPAQQQHQQLDREQYRHPPQQQEQQPPQHQQHLQIQVHQQQEDGGGGGGGGKEQQQQQVVVAAAAAGDRRVQALGPKRSSNKDRHTKVDGRGRRIRMPALCAARIFQLTRELGHKSDGETVQWLLQQAEPAIVAATGTGTIPASALSSVAPSLPSPTSALAGRPHHHHHMWGPPPASAGFSQAGFMNSSGADGGGIGGLMQRIGLPAGIELPGGGAGGMGGHIGFAPMFAGHAAAAIPGLELGLSQEGHIGVLSQFYHQVGGAAGASGQLQHPHPHQHHHHEQHHHQQQQQQQEDGEDEREDGDSEEESGQ; encoded by the coding sequence ATGGACCCCAAGTTCCCCCCTCCCCCACCGCTAAACAAAGCGGAGCCCACCTCCGCGGCGacggccaccaccacctcctccacctccaccccgCCCGCccagcagcagcaccagcagctGGATCGCGAGCAGTACCGCCACCCgccgcagcagcaggagcagcagccGCCGCAGCACCAGCAGCACCTGCAAATCCAGGTGCATCAGCAGCAGGAGGAtgggggcggcggaggaggcggggggaaggagcagcagcagcagcaggtggtggtggcggcggcggcggcgggggacagGAGGGTGCAGGCGCTGGGGCCGAAGCGGAGCTCCAACAAGGACCGCCACACCAAGGTGGACGGCCGGGGGCGCCGGATCCGGATGCCGGCGCTCTGCGCGGCGCGGATCTTCCAGCTCACGCGCGAGCTCGGCCACAAGTCGGACGGCGAGACCGTGCAGTGGCTGCTGCAGCAGGCCGAGCCGGCCATCGTCGCCGCCACCGGCACGGGCACCATCCCGGCGTCCGCGCTCTCCTCCGTCGCGCCCTCGCTCCCCTCGCCCACCTCCGCGCTCGCCGGccggccgcaccaccaccaccacatgtggGGCCCGCCGCCGGCCTCCGCGGGCTTCTCGCAGGCCGGCTTCATGAACTCCTCCGGCGCCGACGGCGGGGGCATCGGCGGCCTCATGCAGCGGATTGGCCTCCCCGCCGGGATCGAgctgccgggcggcggcgcggggggcaTGGGCGGCCACATCGGGTTCGCGCCCATGTTCGccggccacgccgccgccgccataccGGGGCTGGAGCTCGGCCTGTCGCAGGAGGGCCACATCGGGGTGCTCAGCCAGTTCTACCATCAGGTCGGCGGCGCCGCCGGGGCCAGCGGGCAGCTGCAGCACCCGCACCcccaccagcatcaccaccacgaacagcaccaccaccagcagcagcagcagcagcaggaggacgGGGAGGACGAGCGCGAGGACGGCGACTCCGAGGAGGAGTCGGGGCAGTAG